The segment CGGCGGCGGCGCTCTCGGGCTTTGCCTCGGCGGTGTGCGCCTTCCTGCTGGGCGGCTGGCTCAGCCTGAGCCTGGACGGCACGGTGCGGCCCATGGCCGCCACCATGGCGGTGCTGGGCGCGGGCGCGGCCCTGTGCGCCTGGACCCTGGTGCAGTCGCAGGCCCGCCTGCCGGCCGCGGCGGGAGCCCGCCCATGAGTAGCGCCATGACACTGCGCCCCATCTGCCTGGCCGGCCCCACCGGCTGCGGCAAGACGGCCGCCGCCCTGGCCCTGGCCCAGTACCTGCCGCTGGAAATCATCAGCGTGGACTCGGCCCTGGTCTACCGCGGCATGGACATTGGCACGGCCAAGCCCACGCCGGCCGAGCAGGCCCTGGCCCCCCATCACCTGATCGACATCCTGGACCCGCTGGACAGCTACAGCGCCGCCGAGTTCGCGCGCGACGCCCAGCGCCTGGCCGCCGAGATCCTGGCCCGCGGCCGCCTGCCCTTGCTGGTGGGCGGCACCATGCTGTACTTCAAGGCCTTGTTCGAGGGCCTCTCGCCCCTGCCCCAGGCCGACGAGGCCCTGCGCGCCGAGCTGGATGCCGAGGCGGCCCGCATCGGCTGGCCCGCCATGCATGCGCGCCTGGCCGAGGTGGACCCCATCACCGCGGCCCGCCTGGCGCCTGGCGATTCGCAGCGCATCCAGCGCGCGCTGGAGGTCTGGCACCTGAGCGGCCGCCCGCTCTCGGCCCTGCATGCCGAACAGGCCAAGAGCCCCGGCGTGGACTGGCCCCTGCTCTCGCTGGAGCCCACGGACCGCGCCTGGCTGCACCAGCGCCTGGCCCAGCGCTTTCAGCAGATGCTGGAGCAGGGCCTGGTGGCCGAGGTGCAGGGCCTGCGCGCGCGCGGTGACCTCAGCCCCGATCTGCCGTCCATGCGCTGCGTGGGCTACCGCCAGACCTGGGAATGCCTGGACGCCGGTGATCTGGCGCCCCTGGCCGAGCGCGGCATTGCCGCCACCCGCCAGCTGGCCAAGCGCCAGATCACCTGGCTGCGCAGCATGCCCCAGCGCCAGGTGATCGACTGCCAAAACCCCGAGGCCACCCTGCATGTGCTGGCCGCGGTGCACAAGCTGCTGACATGAACCCGCCCCGCCATCCGGTGCTGCAGGCCCGCGGCCTGGGCAAGCGTTACGGCGAGCTGCCGGTCTTCAGCGGCATCTCGCTGGAACTGCGCGCCGGCGAGCTGGTGGCTTTGCTGGGCGAGTCGGGCTGCGGCAAGTCCACGCTGCTGAACTGCCTGGCCGGGCTGGACAGCGTAGAGGCCGGCGAGGTGCGCCTGCTGGACCAACCCCTGAGCGCCCTGCCCGAGCCGGCCCAGGCCGCGCTGCGTCGCCGCGCCCTGGGCTTTGTGTTCCAGGCTTTCCATGTGCTGCCCCAGCTCAGCGTGGCGGACAACGTGGCCCTGCCCCTGCTGCTGCTGGGCCGGCCCGACGCGGCGCGGGTGCAGCAGCTGCTGGAGGCCGTGGGCCTGGCCGGACTGGGCGAGCGCGCGCCGCGCCAGCTCTCTGGCGGGCAGCTGCAGCGCGTGGCCATTGCCCGCGCCCTGGTGCACCGGCCGGCCCTGGTGCTGGCCGATGAACCCACCGGCAATCTGGACCCGCGCCACGCGGCCCAAGTGCTGGAGCTGCTGCGCGCCCAGTGCCGGCAGGAGGGCGCCGCCTGCCTGCTGGTGACCCATTCCGAACGCGCCGCCGCCAGCGCCGACCGCTGCCTGCGCATGGATGCCGAAGGTCTGCAGCCATGGTCGCCCTCGCCTCACTGACGCGCTGGCTGCGCGCCCTCTCCTGGCCCATGGCGCGGGCCCAGGCCGGGCGCCAGCTGCTGGCCCTGCTGGCCATCGCCCTGGGCGTGGCCCTGGCCTACGGCGTGCAGCTGCTCAATGACTCGGCCCTGGGCGAGTTCGAGGCCGCCCAGCGCCAGCTCACCGGCACGCCCGATCTGGTGCTGGCGGCCGAGGGCGGCGGCGCGCTCTCCGACGAATGGCCCGCCCGCCTGGCCGCCCTGCCCGGCGTGCAGCAGAGCGCGCCGGTGCTGGAGGCCACGCTCAATCTGCTGCCCAGCCGCCAGGGCCTGCGCCTGCTGGGGCTGGACGCACTGCAGAGCGCGCAGTTCCGCCCCGCCCTGCTGCCCCAGCCCTTTGTGGACCAGGCCGCCGACGCCGGCCCGCTGGCCCTGCTGGCGCCCGATGCCGTCTATCTGAACGAGGCCGCGCTGCGCCTGCTGCCCACGCCGCGGCCCAGCCACATCAGCCTGCGCTGGAGCGCCCAGGGCCAGACCCGCAGCGCCAGCCTGCGCCTGGCCGGGCGGGTGGAGGCGGCGGGCGCGCCCTTGGCCGTGATGGACATTGCCGGCGCCCAGGCCCTGCTGGGCCGTCTGGGCGAGCTGGACCGGGTGGAGCTGCGCCTGGCCGAGGGCGCCACGGCCCCGCCCCTGCCCGCCGGCCTCAAGGCCGTGCCGCCCGAGGCCGGACGGGGCGAAGACCTGGCAGCACTCAGCCGAGCCTACCGCGTGAACCTCAGCGTGCTGGCCCTGATGGCGCTGTTCACCGGCGCCTTTCTGGTGTTTGCCGTGCAGTCCCTGGCGGCCGCCCAGCGCCAGCCGCAACTGGCCCTGCTGGGCGTGCTGGGGCTTTCGGCGCGCGAGCGCTTTGCCCTGGTGCTGGCCGAGGCCGCCCTGCTGGGCCTGCTGGGCAGCGCCCTGGGCCTGCTGGGCGGTGCCGGCCTGGCGGCCCTGGGCCTGCAGCTGCTGGACGGCGATCTGGGCAGCGGCCTGCTGGGCGGCGGCGGGCAGAGTCGTTTGCACATCGAGCTGCTGCCCCTGCTGATCTACGGCGGCCTGGGCCTGGCCGTGGCCATGCTGGGCGCCATCGGGCCGGCCTGGCAGGCCCGGCATATGGCGCCAGCCCAGGTGCTCAAGGGCCTGGGCGCCGAGCTGCTGCCCGCACCGCCCGTCTGGCTGGGGCCGCTCCTGCTGCTGGCCGGCGCCGGCCTGGCCTGGCTGCCGGCCTGGGGCGGCCTGCCCCTGGCGGCCTATCTGGGCATGCTGTGCATGCTGCTGGGCGGCCTGCTCTGCGTGCCGCCCCTGGTGCGCGCCCTGGGCGCCCTGCTGCCGGGCCAGCGCCACGCCGGCCTGCTGCTGCTGCGCCAGCGTGCGCGCGAAGGCGCGGGCGAGGCTGCCCAGCTGCTGGCCGGGGTGCTGGTGGCTCTGGCGCTCTCGGTGGCCATGCTGGTGATGATCTACAGCTTCCGCGCCTCGCTGAGTCAGTGGCTGCAGCAGATGCTGCCGGCCGATCTGTACGTGCGCTCGGCCCTGCGCGGCGAGGCGGGCTTGCGCGCGCCACTGCCCGCCGAGTTCGTAGCTGCCGTGCAGCGCAGCGGCCTGGTGCGCGAGCTCCAGCCCCAGCGCAGCCGCCGCATCGCCCTGCCGCCCGCTGCCGGCGAGGCCCAGCCGCGCTGGATCACCCTGCTGGCCCGCCCCGTGCCGGACGAAAGCCGCCTGCCCCTGGTGGGCGAGCGCGCCAGCGCCCCCGCACCAGGCCTGCAGCCGCTCTATCCCAACGAGGCCTTGCGTGACCAGCTGGGCCTGCAGCCCGGCGCCCGCCTCAGCCTGCCCGGCCTGGGGCCGCAAGGCCAGGCGCTGGAGGGCTATGTGCGCGCCGTCTGGCGCGACTACAGCCGCCAGAGCGGCGCCCTGCTGGTGCCGCATGCCGACTACCTGCGCGCCAGCGGCGACGCCGAGGTGAACGAGCTCTACATCTGGCTGGCGCCGGGCGCCGAGCCGGGTGCGGTGCAGGCCGGCCTGCGCACCCTGGCCGGCGAGGCGCAGGACATCGAACAGGTCTCCAGCGGCGAGCTGCTGGCCATCTCCCTGCACATCTTCGACCGCAGCTTCGCGGTGAGCTACTGGCTGCAGGCCATTGCGCTGGGCCTGGGCCTGGTGGGCGTGGCGGCCACGCTCTCGGCCCAGGTGCTGTCGCGGCGGCGCGAGTTCGGCCTGCTGCGCCATCTGGGCTTCAGCCGGGCCCAGCTGCGCATCCTGCTGCTGGCCGAAACCGCGGTGCAGACCACGGCCGGTGCCCTGCTGGGCCTGGGCCTGGGTCTGGCCATCAGCGCGGTGCTGGTCTTTGTGGTGAACCCGCAGAGCTTCCACTGGAGCATGGATCTGGCCCTGCCCACGGCCCGCCTGGCCGCCCTGCTGGCCGCCACCCTGGCCGCGGCCCTGCTCACCGCCTGGCTGGCGGGCCGGCGCAGCCTGGGTCAGGATCTGCTGCGCGCGGTGCGGGAGGACTGGTGATGCGGGGCTTCATCATCAAGGGCATGAACCCACGCCGTGCGCTGCTGCAGCAGCTGGCCGCCCTGGGCCTGAGCACAGGCCTGGCGGGCACGGGCGCCTTGCTGCTGCCCCGGCCGGCCTTCGCGCTGGAGCGCCGGCCCTTGAGCTTTCCGCGCGACCATGGGGCGCATCCCGAGTCCGGCCTGGAGTGGTGGTACCTGACGGGCCTGCTGGCCGAGCAGGACTGGGGCGCGCCGCGCTGGGGCTTCCAGCTCACCTTTTTCCGCGTGCGGCATGGGGATGCCGCCGTGCAGCAGCACCCGAGCCGCCTCGCCCCGCGCCAGCTGCTGCTGGCCCATGTGGCGCTCACCGACCTGACGCGCGGCCAGCTGCAGCATGATCAGCGCGTAGCCCGCCTGGGCCTGGGCCATGCCCGCTACGCCGAGGCCGATACCGATTTGCGCCTGCAGGACTGGTGGCTGCGTCGTGAGCCGGCCGCAAGCGCGGAGGCCGGCGGCTCGCGCTACCGCGCGGCCTTTGGTGGCCAGCGCTTTGCCCTGCAGCTGGACCTGAGCACCGCCCTGCCGCCCCTGCTGCAGGGCGAGGCCGGCTGGTCCCGCAAGGGCCCCGAGCCCCAGCATGCCAGCCAGTACTACAGCCAGACCCAGCTCCAGGGCCAGGTCTTGCTGCGCGATCAGGAAGGCAAGACCCGGCCCTACCTCGCCCGCGCCTGGCTGGACCACGAGTGGAGCGACGCCCTGCTCGCCCCCGAGGCCCAGGGCTGGGACTGGATGGGCCTCAATCTGCAGGACGGCCGCGCGCTCACCGCCTTTCGCCTGCGCCGAGCCGACGGCAGCGAGCTCTGGAGCGGCGGCAGCCTGCGGGAGGCCGGGGGCGCCAGCCGCAGCTTTGCCCCGGGCGAGCTGCGCCTCAAGCCCCTGCGCGAATGGCGCAGCCCCGCCAGCGGCGCCCGCTACCCCTTGGCCTGGGCCCTGGACGGCCCAGGTTTGGGATCAGGCGGAGGCTGGCGCCTGGAAGCCCTGGCCGACGCCCAGGAAGTGGACGCCCGCGCCAGCAGCGGCGTGCTGTACTGGGAAGGCGCCGCCCTGCTGCGCAACGCCCAGGGCCAGGCCATCGGCCGCGGCTATCTGGAGCTGACGGGGTATGCGCAGAGGATGAGGGTGGGCTGAAAGTCGGCCGGCCTGTTCGGGCCTGACTGTCGGTGCCGGCGCCCATCCTTGCCACGGTCTTCGACTTCCAAGGTCGTGCTGCTGAATACTGCGCCAACAGCGATCCGCCGGGTGCTACCGTTTAAACAGAAATGCCAGCAAGGCCACCCAAGCCACAAAGCCGAGAACCAGTCCTGCCTTGATGGCCGACAAGTTGGCAAGCCACTTTGAATTTGGATGGAGCTTGCGCATTTCCATCAGCTCACGCCGAGCGAGGGCGGCATTCGACTCTCCCCGGTAGGGATGTCGGGGGAGATCTTTTGTCAAAGGAATGAAGGCCTCTCCGACAAGCACCATGCATCCCAGCGGATAGACAAAGCAGACAGCCAGGAATGAGCGCTCATCCATTCCGAGCTTGTGCAGCCAGATCGAGCCTGCAATCAAAGCGAAGGCCGAAAGAAAACAGAATGCACGCGTAGCGTTGGACATGAGGCTCAACGTTGAACCTGAGCCGCGAGCAGCGGCTTGCCGACGCGAGTCGGCTCATGCGACTGGTTGGGTGCCATCCGACTTAGAGGGTTCGTATCCTGTTCCGCCGCAATGGAAACAGTACTCAGAGAGGCCATTGAATCCGCCACACTTCGAACATAGCTTCTGGTACTCGCCGAGTTCAACAGCGCCTTGCAATTTCTCTGGAATAGTCTGTCGTTGAGCCATTCGCAACTTCACGGCACCTTTGTTCTTGCACACCGCACAGGTGAGCTCATCCAGGACATGGGCAGGTAGTTCGGCAACCAACTTCGGATTGAAACCGTGATTGAATATTTCAAGCTTCTGCTTCTTCTTAAGTCGCTCGGCAGTGATTTCAATCCATGACTGGCTCACCTGCGTGCCACGGCCGCAGTTGATGCAAACGGCAGTGTCGCCAGCACGCAGCGCTTTTGAATCATCTTTCGACATACCCGATTTTTCCCTGAACTGCACCTAACTAAGTTGCAAGCAGATCGTTAACGATATCTGCCCAATATTTGAGCACAGCGCCAGAGCGCCCTCACCACAGCCAAGGCCGCCAGCTCAAGCCCCGGCCTGCGCTCCCTCACGACTTCCTCACCACCCCCGCCGACCTCCCCGGCAGCAGCCCCGCCCCAGCGCGCACGCAGTTGCGGCCGGCGGCCTTGGCGCTGTAGAGCGCTTCGTCGGCCTCGGAGATGAGCTGGTCCAGGGTGATGTGGTGGTCGGCCAGGGCGGCCACGCCCAGGCTGGCGCTCACGGGAATCACGGCGCCCTCCCAGCGGAAGTCCAGGGCCTGTATGCCTTCGCGGATGCGCTCGGCCACGTCCAGGGCGCCCAGGGGATCGGTGTGGGGGAGGAAGATGATGAACTCCTCGCCACCAAAGCGGGCCAGCACATCGGCCTGGCGCAGGGTCTCGCAGCTGACCTCGGCAATGCGGCGCAGCAGCTGGTCGCCGCAGAGGTGGCCGTGACGGTCGTTCACCAGCTTGAAGTGGTCCACATCCAGCAGCAGCAGGGCGCAGGCGGTGTCGTAGCGGCGGGCGCGCGACCATTCGCGCTCCACCAGCTCCAGGAAATGGCGGCGGTTGAAGGTGCCGGTCAGCCCGTCGAGCGTGGCATGGCGGCTCATGCGCAGGTGGGCGCGGTCCAGGTGCTGGACCAGGCTCAGGAAGAGGTAGCCGAAGACGCTGGTGATGCCCAGGGCGCAGGCGCTGGCGCTCAGCGCGGCGATCAGGCGGTTGCCCTCGCCCAGCAGGCTGATCACGAGCTGGGAGATCAGCACCGAAAGCAGCCAGACGGCGCCCACCAGCAGGGCCAGGCTGCGCCCCAGGCCCAGGCGCTGCACCCAGCGGTTCAGGACGGGCAGCCAGGCGGGCTGTTCGGGGTCGTGCTGAGGCTGGGGCATCCGGGAACTTCTGTTGGGGGCGAGGCAGCCCTATTCGACCACAGGGCCGCCGCCGCGGTGCGGATCGGCCCTGGGCCACCCCCGCAAAAGAGGGGCGCGCCACCGGTTTCGGCGACGCGCCCCGCGCGAGGTGCAACAGATCGTGTGAGCGGGCGGGTGGCCGGCGGTGCCAAGCGCGCTAGCTAGCGCCCAGCCCGGCCGGCTGCCCTCAGTGCGCGCCCCCGGCGTCCACCGGCGCCCCTGCCATGCGGGCCGGGCGGCGGGTCAGCCAGATGCTGGCGATCAGCAGCAGGAAGAGCACGGCCGAGGCCAGGAAGATGTCGTCCGCAGCCCGGGTGAAGGCCTGCTGGTCGATCAGGCGGTTGATCTGGGCCAGGGCCTGATCGGGGCTGAGGCCGGCGGACGCCAGGCGGCTCAGGGTTTCGCCGGCCACCGGGTCGCCCTGCCCCAGGCGCTCCACCAGGTGGTGGTGATGCAGGGTGGCCCGGTTCTCCCACACCGTGGTGGAGATGGAGGTGCCCATGGCCCCGGCGGTGATGCGCACGAAGTTCGACAGACCGGCCGCCGCGGCGATGCGCTCGGGGGGAATGCCCGAGAGCGTCAGCGTGGTGAGCGGGATGAAGAAGAAGGCCAGGGCCGCGCCCTGCAGCACGGTGGGGATCATGATGGTGCCGAAATCGGTCTGCGGCGTGAAGTTGGAGCGCATGCCCAGCACCACGGCAAACATCACGAAGGCAAAGCTGGCCATCAGGCGCGGGTCGAAGCGCGACACGTTCTTGCCCACCACGGGCGAGAGCAGGATGGCCAGCAGGCCCACCGGCGCGAGCGCCATGCCGGCGTCGGTGGCGGTATAGCCCATCCATTGCTGCAGCCACAGGGGCAGCAGCACCACATTGCCGAAGAAGAGGCCGTAGGCCACCGAGAGCGTCAGCGCGCCGAACAGGAAGTTGCGCCGTGCGAAGAGGCGCAGGTCCACCACGGGGTGATCGTCGGTGAGCTCCCAAATCAGGAAGATCACGAAGCCCACCAGGGCCGTCACGCCCAGCAGCTGGATCTCGCCGCTGGCAAACCAGTCCAGCTCCTTGCCCTTGTCCAGCATCACCTGCAGCGCGCCCACCCAGATCACCAGCAGGGCCAGGCCCACGCCGTCGATGGGCAGCTTGGCCGTGGGCGTCTCGCGATCACGGTAGATGCTCCAGGTCAGGAAGGCGGCAATCAGGCCCACCGGCACATTGATGTAGAAGATCCAGGGCCATGAGACGTTGTCCGTGATCCAGCCACCCAAGAGCGGCCCCACCACGGGCGCCACCAGGGTGGTCATGCCCCAGAGCGCCAGGGCCGTGCCGGCCTTGGCCGGCGGGTAGCTGGACAGCAGCAGGGTCTGCGACAGCGGGATCATGGGCCCGGCCACCAGGCCCTGCAGCACGCGGCAGAACACCAGCATCTCCAGCGAATGCGCAAAGCCGCAGAGCCAGGAGGCCAGCACGAAGAGCAGCACGCTGGCGGTGAACAGGCGCACGGCTCCGAAGCGCCGGGTCAGCCAGCCCGTCAGGGGCACGGAGATGGCGTTGGCCACGCCAAAGCTCGTGATCACCCAGGTGCCCTGAGTGGTGCTGACGCCCAGATCGCCCGAGATGGCCGGCAGCGAGACATTGGCGATGGAGCTGTCCAGCACGTTCATGAAGGTCGCCAGCGAGAGCGCCAGCGTGCCCAGCACCAGGGCCCCGCCCTTGAGCGGCGCCGGTGCGGCGGCCACAGCAGCAGCGGGCGTGCTCATGACTTGAGGGCGGCGGCGCCGCTATGGGCGCGGATGATGCGCTGCACCTCCTCGTCGGCGCGCTGCTCCTGCAGCTCGAAGACGGCGGTGCGGGCCGGGGCGCGCTGGCTGGCGGCCTGGCTCAGGCTGGGGCCGTCCTGCTGGCGCACGTCCACCTTCACCTCCATGGACAGGCCCACGCGCAGCGGATGCTCGGCCAGTTCCTTGGCATCGAGCTCGATGCGCACGGGCACGCGCTGCACCACCTTGATCCAGTTGCCGGTGGCGTTCTGCGCCGGCAGCAGGGCAAAGGCGGCGCCGGTGCCCGCGCCCAGGCCCACCACCTTGCCGTGGTACTCGAGCTTGTCGCCATAGACATCGGCCAGCAGGGTGGCGCTCTGGCCGATGCGCAGCTTGGCCAGCTGGCTTTCCTTGAAGTTGGCATCCACCCAGGCCTGCTGCAGGCCCACCACGGCCATCAGCGGCGCGCCGGGATTGATGCGCTGGCCCAGCTGCACATTGCGACGCGCCACCCAGCCGTCCACCGGGGCCAGCAGCTCATTGCGCTGCAGGGCCAGCCAGGTCTCGCGCAGGCGGGCGGCGGCGCGCAGCACCTGCGGATGCTGCTGCAGGCTGGTGCCCTCGGTCTGCACCTGGCTGGTGGCCAGCTGCTCGCGCGCGGCCACCTGGGCGGCCTGGGCCGCGGCCAGGGCGCTCTGGGCGGCCTTGACCTGGCTTTGTGCGTGCTCCAGCTCTTCGCGGCCGATGGCGCCGCTGGCCAGCAGGGGCTGACGGCGCTTGAGGTCGTCCTGGGCGCGGCTCAGCTCGGACTGCAGGCGCGCCACCTCGGCCTCGCGCTGGCCGATCTGGGCCTTGAGCGTGCTCTGGCCGGCATAGAGGGCGCGCACCTCGCGCACCGTCTGGCCCAGCTGGGCCTGGGCCTGCTCATAGGCCAGGCGGGCGTCCGCCGGGTCCAGGCTCACCAGGGGCTGGCCGGCCTTGACGAAGTCGGTGTCGTCGGCATGGATGGCTCGCACCGTGCCGCCCACCTGGGGCGTGATCTGCACCACATTGGCCTGCACATAGGCGTTGTCGGTGCTCTCGTAGCGGCTGCCCACCACGGTCTGGTAGACGCCATAGGCGCCCAGGGCGATCAGCACGGCCACGGCGGCCAGGGTCAGCGCCTTCTTGCGCGGGTTCTTGGTGTCGGTGTTGGGGGTGTTCATGAGGATCTCTTGTGTCTTGTTCTGAGTCGCGAGGCCGGGCTTCAGCGCTGGGCCTGCGCCATGGGGGCTGCAGCTTCATTCCAGCCGCCGCCCAGGCTGCGCACCAGGGCCACCTGGGTACCCAGGCGCTGGGCCTGCAGCTCCAGCTGGCTGCGGCGCTGCTGCAGCAGGTTCTGCTCGGCGCTCAGCACGGTCAGGTAGTTGCCCAGGCCGGCCTCGTAGCGCTGGCGGGCCAGATCGCGGCTGGCCTGCAGATGGGCAACGGTCTGGGTCTGCTCGGCGTCCTGGCGCGCCAGGCTGTCCAGCAGGCTGAGCTGGTCGCTGGCCTCGCGCAGGGCTTCCAGCAGCGCGCCGTTGTAGGCGGCCACGGCGCCATCCAGCTCGGCGGCATTGCCCTTGAGCTGGGCGCGCAGGCGGCCGGTGTCAAAGATGGGCAGGCGCAGCGAGGGGCCGAAGCCCAGCTGGCGGCTGCCGCTCTTGAGCAGCTGGTCCAAGCCCAGAGAATTGAAGCCGGCAAAGGCCGTGAGGTTCACATTGGGATAGAACTGCGCGCGGGCCTCGGCCACGCCCTGGGTGGCGGCTTCCACGCGCCAGCGCGCGGCCACCACATCGGGGCGGCGACCCAGCAGGTCCACGCCAAGGCTGCCCTCGCTGCCCAGATTCAGGGCCTGGGGCAGGCGCGGCTGCAGCGCGGCCACGGCCTCCTGGGGCTGGGCGCTCAGCGCGGCCAGCTGGTGGCGCAGCAGCTCGGCCTGGGCCTGCAGGGCCAGGTCTTGCCGGCGCAGCTCGGGCAGGGGCAGCTCGGCGCTGCGCTGCACCGGGGCGTTGTCCAGCCCGGCCTGCACGCGCTGGCGCACCAGGGCCAGGGACTGCTCGCCCTGGCGCAGCTGCTCGGCCAGCAGCTCGCGCTGGGCCAGCACGCGGCCCAGGTCCAGCCAGCTGCGCACCAGGGCGCTGGAGATGTTCAGGCGCGCGGCCGCGGCGTCGGCCTGGGCGGCGCGCTCCTGGCCCACGGCCGCCTGCAGGGCGGCGGCATGGCGGCCGAAGAAGTCCCAGTCATAGCTGATGCCGGCCTGCAGATTGGCGCTGGTGCGCACACTGCCGGCCACGGGCGGGGGCACCAGGCCATGCTCGGTGTAGCGCTGGCGGGTGATGTCGGCGCCCACGCCCACGGTGGGCCGGTCGGCGGCCTGGGCGTTCTCGATGCCGGCGCCGGCGCGGGCGATGCGGGCCTGGGCCTGGGCCAGGCTGGGGTGGCTGGCCAGGGCGCGCTCCAGCAGCGCGTCCAGCGCGGCGTCGCCATAGGCGCGCCACCAGTCGCTGTGCAGGGCGGTGAGCGCGGCGCTGGATTCGTTCTTGAGGCCCAGCTCGGCGCCCTGGTAGGCGCGCGCCGGCTCGGCCAGCTTGGGCAAGGGGGCGCAGGCCGCGAGCAGGCTCAGGGCCGCCAGCGCCGCGGCCAAAGGCCGCAGCGCCGCGAGGGAAAGTTTCTGATCAGACATGGTGTGTGAGGAAAACTGAGTCTTGAGGTGCAGCGGACGCGCCGGCTCTGGATGTGTTGTGTGTCCGGTCGCGTCTTGGGGGCGGACGGGAATCAGCCCTTGGTTTCGCAGCTGCGCAGCAGCTCGCCATTGGCCAGCATGCGGCGCAGCAGGCTCATCAGGGTCTGCCACTCGGCTTCGGTGAAACCGGCCAGATGCAGGTTGAACACCTCGGAGAGCACGGCGGGCAGGCCCTGGGCCAGCTCGCGGCCGGCGGGGCTCAGGTCCACCATGACCACGCGGCGGTCGCTGCTGGAGCGCTCGCGCTGGATCAGCTGCTTGGCCTCCAGGCGGTCGAGCAGGCGCGTGAGCGCGCCCGCATCCAGCCCCATATCGCCCGCCAGCTGGGCTGCGGGACAGGGGCCCCCGAAGAAGAGCCGGAACAGCGGCAACCACTGCGCATGCGTCAGCCCATGGCCGGCCAGGCGCTTGTCGGCCTGCTGGACGATGGACTGCTGCACCCGCTTGATCAGCCAGCCCAGGCTCTCGCCCGGCACATAGCTTTCTGCGCTGTAGAAGGTGGCCGGCGGTGGCGGCTGAGGGGTTTCTGGCATGGGTGGAAATTTACTTGCCTAGGCAAATATTGTCAAGGCAGGTATTGCTACACTCAGCCGCCATGAGCACCGCCACCTCCAGCGCCAGCGCCCGCCCGGGGCCCGGGCAACCCCGTTCGCTCTCGGGCCTGTGGCCCTTTCTCAAGCCCTACCGCGGGCGCATTGCCCTGGCCCTGCTCTTCCTGACCCTGGCGGCCCTGGCCACCCTGGTCTTCCCCCTGGCCCTGCGCGAGCTGGTGGACCAGGGCGTGGTGGCGGCCGATCCCGGCGAGCGCGTGCTGGCCCTGCGCGGGCACTTCCTGGCGCTCTTCGGCGTGGGCGCCGCCCTGGGCCTGTTTTCGGCCCTGCGCTTTTATGCCGTGAGCTGGCTGGGCGAGCGCGTGAGCGCCGATCTGCGCCAGGCGGTGTACGCCCATGTGCTGAGCCAGAGCCCCGAGTTCTTCGAGCACACCCAGACCGGCGAGGTGCTCAGCCGCATCACCACCGACACCACCGTGGTGCAAAGCGTGGTGGGCTCCAGCCTCTCAATGGGTCTGCGCAATCTGGTGATGGGCCTGGGGGCCCTGGTGATGCTGGTGCTGACCAATCCCTGGGTCATGGGCCAGGTGCTGGGCCTGCTGCTGCTGGTGGTGGCGCCGGCGCTCTACTTCGGACGCCGGGTGCGCAAGCTCTCGCGCGCCAGCCAGGACCGTGTGGCCGACACCAGCGCCATCGCGGCCGAGGTGCTGAATGCCGTGCCCGTGGTGCAGAGCTACACCCAGGAAGGCGCAGAGACCCGCCGCTTTGCCAGCGCCAGCGAGGCCGCCTTCGACACCGCGCAG is part of the Shinella sp. XGS7 genome and harbors:
- a CDS encoding efflux transporter outer membrane subunit, with product MSDQKLSLAALRPLAAALAALSLLAACAPLPKLAEPARAYQGAELGLKNESSAALTALHSDWWRAYGDAALDALLERALASHPSLAQAQARIARAGAGIENAQAADRPTVGVGADITRQRYTEHGLVPPPVAGSVRTSANLQAGISYDWDFFGRHAAALQAAVGQERAAQADAAAARLNISSALVRSWLDLGRVLAQRELLAEQLRQGEQSLALVRQRVQAGLDNAPVQRSAELPLPELRRQDLALQAQAELLRHQLAALSAQPQEAVAALQPRLPQALNLGSEGSLGVDLLGRRPDVVAARWRVEAATQGVAEARAQFYPNVNLTAFAGFNSLGLDQLLKSGSRQLGFGPSLRLPIFDTGRLRAQLKGNAAELDGAVAAYNGALLEALREASDQLSLLDSLARQDAEQTQTVAHLQASRDLARQRYEAGLGNYLTVLSAEQNLLQQRRSQLELQAQRLGTQVALVRSLGGGWNEAAAPMAQAQR
- a CDS encoding MarR family winged helix-turn-helix transcriptional regulator; translation: MPETPQPPPPATFYSAESYVPGESLGWLIKRVQQSIVQQADKRLAGHGLTHAQWLPLFRLFFGGPCPAAQLAGDMGLDAGALTRLLDRLEAKQLIQRERSSSDRRVVMVDLSPAGRELAQGLPAVLSEVFNLHLAGFTEAEWQTLMSLLRRMLANGELLRSCETKG
- a CDS encoding efflux RND transporter periplasmic adaptor subunit → MNTPNTDTKNPRKKALTLAAVAVLIALGAYGVYQTVVGSRYESTDNAYVQANVVQITPQVGGTVRAIHADDTDFVKAGQPLVSLDPADARLAYEQAQAQLGQTVREVRALYAGQSTLKAQIGQREAEVARLQSELSRAQDDLKRRQPLLASGAIGREELEHAQSQVKAAQSALAAAQAAQVAAREQLATSQVQTEGTSLQQHPQVLRAAARLRETWLALQRNELLAPVDGWVARRNVQLGQRINPGAPLMAVVGLQQAWVDANFKESQLAKLRIGQSATLLADVYGDKLEYHGKVVGLGAGTGAAFALLPAQNATGNWIKVVQRVPVRIELDAKELAEHPLRVGLSMEVKVDVRQQDGPSLSQAASQRAPARTAVFELQEQRADEEVQRIIRAHSGAAALKS
- a CDS encoding DHA2 family efflux MFS transporter permease subunit; the protein is MSTPAAAVAAAPAPLKGGALVLGTLALSLATFMNVLDSSIANVSLPAISGDLGVSTTQGTWVITSFGVANAISVPLTGWLTRRFGAVRLFTASVLLFVLASWLCGFAHSLEMLVFCRVLQGLVAGPMIPLSQTLLLSSYPPAKAGTALALWGMTTLVAPVVGPLLGGWITDNVSWPWIFYINVPVGLIAAFLTWSIYRDRETPTAKLPIDGVGLALLVIWVGALQVMLDKGKELDWFASGEIQLLGVTALVGFVIFLIWELTDDHPVVDLRLFARRNFLFGALTLSVAYGLFFGNVVLLPLWLQQWMGYTATDAGMALAPVGLLAILLSPVVGKNVSRFDPRLMASFAFVMFAVVLGMRSNFTPQTDFGTIMIPTVLQGAALAFFFIPLTTLTLSGIPPERIAAAAGLSNFVRITAGAMGTSISTTVWENRATLHHHHLVERLGQGDPVAGETLSRLASAGLSPDQALAQINRLIDQQAFTRAADDIFLASAVLFLLLIASIWLTRRPARMAGAPVDAGGAH